Proteins encoded in a region of the Bacillus sp. T3 genome:
- a CDS encoding 4Fe-4S binding protein yields the protein MKGLTFRKKRLSKIQKRSRSFLYRRGAWYIFGLILFYAPFALFNRGLNMLFGQGKEGDIHGTCLRMPIGDLLSGKGLDLMSVWGVSVVLLLGSAFLIGPFFCGRLCAAGAFTEYLSRLWPDKWKINWSRIVNPAPGSLWILSWICNSSIDNWFGKLRILWIRFL from the coding sequence ATGAAAGGTTTAACGTTTAGAAAAAAGCGTTTAAGTAAAATTCAAAAGCGTTCACGCAGTTTTTTATACCGCCGAGGAGCTTGGTATATTTTTGGACTTATCCTATTTTATGCACCATTTGCCTTATTTAATCGTGGATTAAACATGCTGTTCGGCCAAGGTAAAGAAGGCGATATTCACGGAACCTGCCTCCGTATGCCTATTGGTGATTTGTTAAGTGGAAAAGGCTTGGATTTAATGTCTGTATGGGGAGTGAGTGTCGTGCTCCTATTAGGCTCAGCCTTCCTAATTGGTCCGTTTTTCTGCGGAAGATTATGTGCAGCTGGTGCATTCACCGAATACTTAAGTCGCTTATGGCCCGACAAATGGAAAATTAATTGGTCAAGAATTGTTAATCCAGCACCAGGTTCGTTATGGATTCTTAGCTGGATTTGTAATAGCTCCATTGACAACTGGTTCGGTAAGCTGCGCATTTTGTGGATACGGTTTCTTTGA
- a CDS encoding MFS transporter: MLQNSVKESDAQSDWLQPYIRSSDKQQQLYKRTLFVVVISQIFGGAGLAAGVTVGALLAQELLGTDSFAGIPTALFTLGSAGAALLVGRISQSWGRRIGLTVGFLAGGIGAIGVVISALCNSILLLFISLFIYGAGTATNLQARYAGTDLANSTQRARAISMAMVSTTFGAVAGPNLVGVMGEFARSIGIPALAGPFILAAAAYIFAGLVLFLLLRPDPLIVAKGISDAQRTTSSDLILEENVINKRGIFAGGTIMVLTQFVMMAIMTMTPIHMGHHGHDLSEVGLVIALHVGAMFLPSLVTGYLVDKIGRNAMAIASAITLLASGILASMGSGDSIEVLITALVLLGLGWNFGLISGTAIIVDATSPSTRAKTQGSVDVLIALSGALGGGISGVVVAHSSYDTLSIAGALLSLLLIPVVIWALNKQEKTR; encoded by the coding sequence ATGTTACAAAATAGTGTAAAAGAGTCAGATGCGCAATCAGATTGGTTACAACCCTATATTCGTTCTTCGGACAAACAACAACAATTATATAAAAGAACATTATTTGTCGTTGTCATATCCCAAATTTTTGGAGGAGCAGGACTTGCTGCAGGAGTAACAGTAGGTGCACTTCTAGCACAGGAGCTGTTAGGTACTGATAGTTTTGCAGGGATTCCGACGGCTTTATTTACTTTAGGATCAGCAGGGGCTGCCCTACTTGTAGGACGAATTTCTCAAAGCTGGGGCAGACGTATCGGACTTACAGTCGGTTTTTTGGCTGGGGGTATCGGTGCAATTGGTGTTGTCATTTCAGCATTATGTAATAGCATTCTACTATTATTTATTTCGCTATTTATCTACGGGGCAGGAACGGCAACAAATTTGCAAGCACGCTATGCAGGAACTGACCTAGCAAATTCAACTCAAAGAGCAAGAGCTATTAGTATGGCCATGGTTTCTACCACATTCGGAGCTGTTGCAGGCCCAAATCTGGTGGGAGTAATGGGGGAGTTTGCTAGATCTATAGGAATTCCTGCTTTGGCCGGCCCTTTTATCTTAGCAGCTGCAGCGTATATTTTTGCCGGTTTAGTTTTATTCCTTTTATTACGTCCAGATCCCTTAATTGTTGCAAAAGGAATATCCGACGCTCAAAGAACTACCAGCAGTGATTTAATTCTAGAGGAAAATGTTATCAATAAGCGAGGTATTTTTGCAGGTGGTACCATAATGGTTTTGACTCAATTTGTTATGATGGCAATTATGACAATGACACCAATACACATGGGACATCACGGGCATGATCTGAGTGAAGTTGGACTTGTTATTGCACTTCACGTAGGTGCGATGTTTCTACCCTCTTTAGTCACAGGTTATTTAGTTGATAAAATTGGTCGAAATGCAATGGCCATTGCTTCTGCTATAACGCTACTAGCTTCGGGGATTCTAGCTTCTATGGGATCTGGTGATTCAATAGAAGTACTCATAACGGCACTTGTTTTACTTGGACTTGGCTGGAATTTTGGTTTAATTAGTGGTACTGCAATCATTGTCGATGCCACTTCACCATCTACCCGGGCTAAGACACAGGGGTCTGTAGATGTTTTAATTGCTTTGTCAGGTGCATTAGGAGGAGGAATATCTGGCGTGGTTGTTGCTCATTCCAGTTATGATACGCTTTCAATTGCTGGTGCTTTGCTCTCATTATTACTGATTCCGGTTGTTATTTGGGCTTTAAATAAGCAAGAAAAAACACGATAA
- a CDS encoding YodL domain-containing protein — MLMELVGKRKRKFDVTLYQTPVFRQKKGYEQVYRILVEEINHKDCLESIFKIFNVNDLIPNDYGGRYVGTGDIISIEEGKNGQAFYQLQPDGWIKINRLRLR; from the coding sequence ATGTTAATGGAATTAGTAGGAAAACGAAAACGCAAATTTGATGTCACCCTTTACCAAACTCCAGTATTCAGACAGAAAAAAGGTTATGAACAAGTATATCGCATACTAGTTGAGGAGATTAATCATAAAGACTGCCTTGAAAGCATTTTTAAAATATTTAATGTAAACGATTTGATCCCAAATGATTATGGTGGAAGATATGTTGGGACAGGGGATATTATTTCAATTGAAGAAGGTAAAAACGGCCAAGCCTTCTATCAATTACAGCCGGATGGTTGGATCAAAATTAATCGTTTGCGTTTAAGGTAG
- a CDS encoding DUF6143 family protein, whose product MTSYNYDRYSKVVNIPNPLYQSLQGRYFVGQTEHIRFGKGKNGWGGLVNPSKSDVNLFVNAFTITNHANQPFEAEIWFNALPPGTTMISNNVTPANTSLTPLPKPEVKIAYAEFVEGFPKSGVMAFRRIVPPQSTLASDEDGKFIFPPDGSFIIFLVSPNSEIIEAEVAFGWFEKRRKW is encoded by the coding sequence ATGACATCGTACAATTATGACCGATATAGTAAAGTTGTAAATATACCTAATCCCTTGTATCAATCCTTACAGGGACGATATTTTGTTGGCCAAACGGAACATATACGGTTTGGAAAAGGAAAAAATGGGTGGGGAGGCTTAGTTAATCCATCTAAATCTGATGTTAATTTATTTGTAAATGCGTTTACCATTACCAATCATGCCAATCAACCTTTTGAAGCTGAAATTTGGTTTAATGCCCTTCCACCTGGAACGACCATGATTTCCAATAATGTGACTCCTGCAAACACATCCCTCACACCACTTCCAAAACCCGAAGTAAAAATTGCATATGCAGAATTTGTTGAAGGATTTCCAAAAAGTGGGGTAATGGCGTTTAGGCGAATTGTCCCCCCGCAAAGTACTTTAGCCAGTGATGAAGATGGGAAATTTATCTTTCCGCCTGACGGATCATTTATTATTTTTTTAGTTTCACCAAATAGTGAAATCATTGAGGCGGAAGTTGCGTTCGGCTGGTTTGAAAAAAGAAGGAAATGGTAA
- a CDS encoding sporulation protein — translation MSLFNKVFASVGIGSATVDTKLERDTLIPGEEIKGIVEIRGGSVDQQIDAIYLSLYTTYLKESDEKKYSVNALIDQVRLNEPLLIKSKETKQIPFSFKLPIDTPISLGRTKIWVATGLDIKNAVDPSDKDYIKVVPNPLMEAVLNAVNDLGFRLREAECEEAPYRLRKRLPFVQEFEFVPITGSYKGRLDELEIVFFPSSNSMTDIYMQVDRKARGLGGFLAEALEMDESHVHFTVSSGDLPSLREKINATIQKFA, via the coding sequence ATGTCATTATTTAATAAAGTATTTGCCAGTGTTGGAATAGGCTCTGCTACTGTTGATACAAAATTGGAACGAGATACATTGATTCCAGGAGAAGAAATTAAGGGCATTGTAGAGATTCGTGGTGGCAGTGTCGACCAGCAAATTGACGCTATTTATCTTTCGTTATATACAACTTACTTAAAAGAATCAGATGAAAAGAAATACTCCGTTAATGCTTTAATCGATCAGGTCCGATTAAATGAACCATTATTAATAAAATCGAAAGAAACAAAACAGATTCCATTTTCATTTAAATTGCCAATTGATACTCCTATTTCATTGGGAAGAACAAAAATCTGGGTTGCAACAGGTTTAGACATTAAAAATGCGGTGGATCCATCCGATAAAGATTATATTAAAGTAGTTCCAAATCCACTTATGGAGGCGGTACTTAACGCAGTAAATGACTTAGGATTCAGATTACGTGAAGCAGAGTGCGAGGAGGCTCCATATCGCTTACGGAAACGACTGCCATTTGTCCAGGAATTTGAATTTGTTCCAATTACGGGAAGCTATAAGGGAAGATTGGATGAACTAGAGATTGTCTTCTTTCCAAGTTCCAATTCAATGACCGATATTTATATGCAGGTTGATCGTAAAGCTCGTGGTCTAGGTGGATTTCTGGCAGAGGCATTGGAGATGGATGAAAGTCACGTGCACTTCACGGTAAGCTCTGGAGACCTTCCTTCCTTACGAGAAAAAATCAACGCAACGATCCAAAAATTTGCATAA
- a CDS encoding YozE family protein codes for MTKSFYHFLMKYRHPEPMDAISHFANDAYHDHGFPKSSSDYHEISLYLEMNGHYLQSLATFDEVWACYEESER; via the coding sequence ATGACTAAATCTTTTTATCATTTTTTAATGAAGTATCGACATCCTGAACCAATGGATGCCATCAGTCACTTTGCGAACGATGCATACCATGACCATGGATTTCCAAAAAGTTCATCAGACTATCATGAGATAAGCTTATATCTGGAAATGAATGGTCATTATTTACAAAGCTTAGCCACGTTTGATGAGGTGTGGGCTTGTTATGAAGAGAGTGAGAGATAG
- a CDS encoding DinB family protein, protein MKTLRKMYDHLNWANQCILKTLQSKEYENQEVSRLFSHILLAEKVWITRLNGLDSSGLPIWSDVNIDECSELVKQNEESFREFLINLKNSDLDKLIIYTNSKGQEFKSTIEEILTHIALHGQYHRGQINIRLRDLGFEPVHLDFITFVR, encoded by the coding sequence GTGAAAACTCTCCGAAAGATGTATGATCATTTAAATTGGGCAAACCAGTGTATTCTTAAAACATTACAAAGTAAAGAATATGAAAATCAAGAAGTAAGTCGTTTATTTTCCCATATCCTCTTAGCAGAAAAAGTGTGGATAACTAGATTAAATGGATTGGATAGTTCAGGGTTGCCCATTTGGTCCGATGTCAATATTGACGAATGTTCAGAACTTGTGAAACAAAATGAAGAGAGTTTCAGAGAATTTCTTATTAACTTAAAAAATAGTGATTTAGATAAATTAATCATTTATACAAATAGCAAAGGACAAGAGTTTAAGAGTACTATAGAGGAAATTTTAACTCACATTGCATTGCACGGTCAGTATCATAGGGGACAGATTAATATACGACTTCGAGACCTGGGTTTTGAACCAGTTCATCTTGATTTTATTACATTCGTAAGATAA
- a CDS encoding 4Fe-4S binding protein, with amino-acid sequence MSSTVILTGFLWFGLFGLLAKGGRGYCNFMCPVGAIQSFVHSVGVLFGFTYKLKYDKAKCVSCSSCVKACPMGALKKTEDNKIQYNIHHCITCRQCTAACPTNAICYGSGEHGWDSNAAGQSPIQKPGFNEGA; translated from the coding sequence ATGAGCTCAACTGTTATTTTAACAGGGTTTCTCTGGTTTGGTTTGTTCGGTCTTCTCGCAAAAGGTGGTCGAGGCTATTGTAATTTCATGTGTCCAGTGGGAGCCATTCAAAGCTTTGTACACAGCGTTGGAGTCTTATTTGGTTTTACTTATAAATTAAAATACGATAAAGCGAAATGTGTCAGCTGCTCTTCTTGTGTAAAAGCATGCCCAATGGGTGCACTCAAAAAGACCGAAGATAATAAAATCCAATACAATATTCATCATTGTATTACTTGCCGTCAATGTACCGCTGCCTGCCCAACAAATGCCATTTGCTACGGTAGTGGCGAGCACGGCTGGGATAGTAATGCAGCTGGCCAGTCTCCTATTCAAAAACCTGGTTTTAATGAAGGAGCTTAA
- a CDS encoding serine/threonine protein kinase encodes MYKSIILIISSLIEKPLANATLIQNRYEVLSHLGSGSYGHSYLVFDHQDNVKVVLKALRWHKRMTKKGRIGFYQEMAIMQQLHYPSFPRFIGHGMYDKVPFFTMEYISGKTFEQLIFEEGRQFDELESFTLGYELVKIFSFLQQNNIVHRDIRIPNIMWDGDQIKVIDLGLAKKVAGGTIENQKSIIHPRKQIDFKSDFYGLGHFLLFLLYSAYSPDVNEKEKSWEEELTLSYDAKSLIRKLLQIDPPYETTQQLKCDFEKILKSYAITEG; translated from the coding sequence ATGTATAAAAGTATTATCCTAATCATTTCATCATTAATTGAAAAACCCCTGGCGAATGCTACCTTGATTCAAAATCGATACGAAGTTTTGAGTCATCTCGGAAGCGGCAGTTACGGTCATAGTTATTTAGTCTTTGACCATCAAGACAACGTAAAGGTTGTCCTCAAGGCACTAAGGTGGCATAAAAGGATGACAAAAAAAGGGCGAATCGGCTTCTATCAAGAAATGGCAATCATGCAACAGCTCCATTATCCTAGTTTCCCAAGATTTATTGGTCATGGTATGTATGATAAAGTTCCTTTTTTTACGATGGAATACATCTCCGGAAAAACGTTTGAACAACTTATTTTCGAAGAAGGTCGACAATTTGATGAACTAGAATCCTTCACCTTGGGCTATGAGTTAGTTAAGATATTTAGTTTCCTACAACAAAACAACATCGTGCACCGAGATATTCGTATCCCCAATATTATGTGGGATGGAGATCAAATAAAGGTAATCGATTTAGGGCTGGCGAAAAAGGTCGCAGGCGGAACAATCGAAAACCAGAAGTCGATCATTCACCCTCGGAAGCAGATTGATTTCAAGAGTGATTTTTACGGTTTGGGGCACTTTCTCTTATTTTTATTATATTCAGCTTATTCCCCCGATGTTAATGAAAAGGAAAAAAGCTGGGAGGAGGAATTAACCCTATCGTACGATGCGAAAAGCCTGATCCGGAAATTGCTTCAAATAGATCCTCCTTATGAAACAACGCAACAATTAAAGTGTGATTTTGAAAAAATATTAAAATCTTATGCTATAACGGAAGGATGA
- a CDS encoding aldo/keto reductase, with product MEYVKLGNTGLDVSKFCLGCMSFGEAEKWIHQWVLNEEQSRSIIKKALDLGINFFDTANVYSMGSSEEFLGRALKDFANRDEIVLATKIHGRMHEGPNGEGLSRKSIMSEIDKSLKRLKTDYVDLYIIHRWDYNTPIEETMEALHDVVKAGKARYIGASAMYAWQFQKALYVAEKNGWTRFVSMQNHYNLIYREEEREMLPLCKEEKIGVTPYSPLASGRLTRDWSETTHRSETDQIQKSKYDATADADRLVVERVAAIAEKHGVPRIHIALAWLMGQEHVTAPIIGATKISHLEGAVGALSVKLTADEIAFLEEPYIPHPIIGHN from the coding sequence ATGGAATATGTGAAGCTGGGTAATACAGGATTGGACGTATCTAAATTTTGTCTTGGCTGTATGAGTTTTGGTGAAGCAGAAAAATGGATTCATCAATGGGTACTTAATGAAGAGCAAAGTCGCTCTATTATAAAAAAAGCACTGGATCTTGGAATCAACTTTTTTGATACCGCAAATGTATATTCTATGGGAAGCAGTGAAGAATTCCTTGGACGTGCTCTAAAAGATTTTGCCAATCGAGATGAAATTGTACTTGCAACGAAAATTCATGGACGTATGCATGAAGGTCCAAATGGTGAGGGTCTTTCTCGAAAATCCATCATGAGTGAAATTGATAAGAGTCTGAAGAGATTGAAAACGGATTATGTAGACCTTTATATCATCCACCGCTGGGACTACAATACCCCTATTGAAGAGACAATGGAAGCATTACATGATGTGGTGAAGGCTGGGAAAGCCAGATATATTGGTGCTTCTGCCATGTATGCATGGCAATTCCAAAAGGCATTATATGTAGCCGAGAAAAATGGATGGACTCGCTTTGTGTCGATGCAGAATCATTACAACCTCATTTACCGTGAAGAAGAGAGAGAAATGCTTCCTCTTTGTAAAGAAGAAAAAATCGGTGTAACTCCATACAGCCCACTTGCATCAGGAAGATTGACTCGTGATTGGTCGGAAACAACGCACCGCTCCGAGACGGACCAAATTCAAAAATCTAAATATGATGCAACTGCTGATGCAGACCGATTAGTTGTAGAACGGGTTGCAGCCATTGCAGAAAAACATGGCGTTCCCCGTATCCATATCGCCCTTGCTTGGTTAATGGGGCAAGAACACGTAACAGCCCCTATTATCGGTGCTACAAAAATATCCCATCTTGAAGGTGCCGTAGGTGCTCTATCAGTGAAGCTAACAGCTGATGAAATTGCGTTCCTCGAAGAACCATATATACCGCATCCAATAATTGGGCATAATTAA
- a CDS encoding YozD family protein yields the protein MREIEVFIDTEEIAEFFFQELLKRGYVPAEEELEELADITFEYLVEKSIIDEEVSED from the coding sequence GTGAGAGAAATTGAAGTATTCATTGACACGGAAGAAATTGCAGAATTTTTCTTTCAAGAGCTTTTGAAACGGGGATACGTTCCCGCAGAGGAAGAATTGGAGGAATTAGCTGATATTACATTTGAGTACTTAGTAGAAAAGAGCATTATCGATGAGGAAGTATCTGAAGATTGA
- the garD gene encoding galactarate dehydratase, giving the protein MGHHYIKINENDNVAIAVNAIPAGTVVMDDILTNQDIPQGHKIALTNIAEGESITRYGVTLGYAVHPIQKGDWINEHMLKLPIPPSLNEMVYATNLVTDLPEPPVRTFMGFPSESGGFAGTRNILGIVTTVQCVAGILNNAVKKIKQELLPKFPNVDDVVAINHAYGCGVAINAPEANIPIRMLQNMVKHPNFGGETMIISLGCEKLTLEMLLDTEYNNPDNVVTLQNVKGHDAIILEMMKMAENKLKKLNQKKRVELPLSDLCIGLQCGGSDAFSGVTANPSAGYAADMLVSAGATVMFSEVTEVRDGVHIIGERCVNEEVGKKLAEEMEWYDQYLNNSQVDRSANPTPGNKKGGLSNIVEKAMGSIAKSGTSPIVEVLSPGERPSQKGMIFAATPASDFVCGSCQLSSGITLQVFMTGRGTPYGLATVPVIKVCSRNDMKDMWQDLIDVNAGPIATGEATIQEMGTQLFNEIIDVASGRKQTFAEKYEIYNDFTLFNPAPIT; this is encoded by the coding sequence GTGGGACATCATTATATAAAAATAAATGAAAATGATAACGTTGCCATTGCGGTAAATGCTATTCCAGCCGGTACCGTTGTCATGGATGATATTCTAACAAACCAGGATATTCCCCAAGGACATAAAATAGCATTAACCAATATTGCCGAAGGTGAATCGATCACTCGTTACGGTGTGACCTTAGGATATGCAGTTCATCCGATTCAAAAAGGCGACTGGATCAATGAACATATGTTGAAACTTCCAATCCCTCCATCATTAAATGAGATGGTGTATGCAACAAATTTAGTAACAGATCTGCCGGAGCCACCAGTAAGGACGTTCATGGGTTTTCCGAGCGAAAGCGGAGGATTTGCTGGAACGCGAAATATATTAGGAATTGTCACAACGGTTCAATGCGTAGCAGGTATTTTAAATAATGCTGTTAAGAAGATTAAACAAGAACTACTTCCAAAGTTTCCTAATGTAGATGATGTTGTAGCGATTAACCATGCATATGGCTGCGGTGTTGCCATTAATGCACCTGAAGCAAACATCCCGATTCGAATGCTGCAAAATATGGTGAAACATCCGAACTTTGGTGGAGAGACAATGATTATTTCTCTGGGGTGTGAAAAACTGACATTAGAAATGTTATTGGATACGGAATATAACAATCCTGATAATGTGGTGACGTTACAAAATGTAAAGGGCCACGATGCCATTATCTTAGAAATGATGAAAATGGCAGAGAATAAATTGAAAAAATTGAACCAAAAAAAACGAGTTGAGTTACCTCTATCCGACTTATGTATTGGACTCCAATGCGGTGGAAGCGATGCTTTTTCAGGAGTAACAGCGAATCCTTCTGCAGGATACGCTGCAGACATGTTAGTAAGTGCTGGCGCAACTGTCATGTTCTCAGAAGTAACGGAAGTACGGGATGGTGTCCATATCATTGGTGAACGTTGTGTAAATGAAGAAGTTGGGAAAAAACTGGCTGAAGAAATGGAATGGTATGATCAATACTTGAACAACAGTCAGGTAGACCGTTCGGCAAATCCAACACCAGGGAATAAAAAAGGCGGATTATCAAACATCGTCGAAAAAGCAATGGGTTCAATAGCTAAGTCTGGAACTTCTCCGATTGTAGAGGTTCTTTCTCCAGGAGAAAGACCATCGCAGAAGGGGATGATCTTTGCCGCAACCCCGGCCAGTGATTTTGTCTGTGGTTCGTGCCAGTTATCCAGCGGAATTACGCTTCAAGTTTTTATGACAGGACGAGGCACACCATATGGATTAGCAACTGTTCCAGTAATCAAAGTATGCTCAAGAAATGATATGAAAGATATGTGGCAAGATTTAATTGATGTAAATGCAGGTCCAATTGCTACGGGCGAGGCAACCATACAGGAAATGGGAACTCAATTGTTTAATGAAATTATTGATGTTGCAAGCGGAAGAAAGCAAACTTTTGCAGAAAAATACGAAATTTACAATGATTTTACACTTTTCAACCCTGCTCCGATCACCTGA
- a CDS encoding LysR family transcriptional regulator: MDLKQLEYMIKIAEENNITKAAEKLFITQSALNQQLLKLEKELGTQLFVRSRTNWQLTQAGEIYVENAKNMVRIKKDTYNQINDLLEIKKGKIRMGLTPERGPEMFANIYPVFYKKYPNIKIEPIELTVKQQQHEISIGNLDIGFLTLQDFQKTKDDYIQINTEEIILAVPRAHPLAHLGGKLGDQLPEMSLELFRNDTFACIHKGSTLREIYDNLIAEEDINPDILLETRSCHNLYHLVAEGLCCSVIPITYAEHNPNVAYFSIKQKPVWQICTSYKKGSYLSNPEKELIKIASHYWAKKLKH; the protein is encoded by the coding sequence ATGGACCTAAAACAGTTGGAATATATGATAAAAATAGCTGAGGAGAACAATATAACTAAAGCCGCCGAAAAACTTTTTATAACTCAATCCGCATTAAATCAGCAGCTACTTAAATTAGAAAAAGAGCTCGGAACTCAACTTTTTGTCCGTTCAAGAACCAATTGGCAACTAACGCAGGCGGGAGAAATTTATGTTGAAAATGCAAAAAATATGGTTCGGATAAAAAAAGATACATACAACCAAATTAACGATCTTTTGGAAATAAAAAAGGGGAAAATTAGGATGGGCTTAACCCCCGAACGTGGTCCTGAAATGTTTGCAAATATCTATCCTGTTTTTTACAAAAAATATCCAAATATAAAGATTGAGCCAATCGAACTAACAGTAAAGCAACAACAGCATGAAATATCAATTGGGAATCTTGATATTGGGTTTTTGACTTTACAAGATTTCCAAAAAACAAAAGATGATTATATTCAAATCAATACGGAAGAAATTATCCTAGCTGTCCCTAGAGCACATCCCCTTGCCCATTTAGGAGGAAAACTTGGTGATCAACTTCCTGAAATGAGTTTAGAACTTTTTAGGAACGATACCTTTGCTTGTATCCATAAAGGATCAACCCTTCGCGAAATTTATGATAACCTGATTGCCGAAGAAGATATAAATCCCGATATCTTATTAGAAACGAGAAGCTGCCACAACTTATATCATTTGGTTGCTGAAGGATTATGTTGTTCCGTGATTCCAATTACCTATGCCGAACATAATCCGAACGTTGCCTATTTTTCAATCAAGCAAAAGCCTGTTTGGCAAATATGTACTTCTTATAAAAAAGGCTCTTATTTAAGTAATCCTGAAAAAGAACTTATTAAAATAGCTAGTCATTATTGGGCTAAAAAATTAAAGCACTAA
- a CDS encoding AraC family transcriptional regulator, whose product MVGKIDKEQELGKLIEHYTGYDGVHPTSIPSLFLIRESVITEPISRVNEPSFCLIVQGEKEVWLGEECFRYGPGDYIVASVDLPVTGQVIEASSDFPYLALKIEFTSSEILEVLDVVGIRLGLSKNPKRAMFISGVEPTLLDAVTRLACLLDKPKHIPMLAPLFKKEILYWVLQGPYGEVLEQMALEGSNALRIKNVIEHINHNYEKSFKIEDLAEIANMSAASLFRHFKEVTAMSPIQFQKQLRLQEARRLLLAESSDVAYVAYRVGYESQSQFSREYSRMFGFSPKVDINRRKERVTKVIE is encoded by the coding sequence ATGGTTGGAAAAATCGACAAGGAGCAGGAACTAGGCAAACTTATTGAGCATTATACAGGTTACGATGGTGTACATCCTACCTCTATTCCATCATTATTTCTCATCCGCGAATCCGTAATTACCGAGCCCATCTCTAGAGTAAACGAGCCATCTTTTTGCCTTATTGTCCAAGGAGAGAAAGAGGTATGGCTGGGAGAGGAATGCTTTAGGTATGGTCCAGGCGATTACATTGTGGCATCCGTTGACTTGCCAGTAACAGGACAAGTTATCGAAGCCTCATCTGACTTTCCTTATTTGGCATTAAAAATTGAATTTACATCGAGCGAAATCTTAGAGGTATTAGATGTTGTAGGCATTCGATTGGGACTGAGTAAAAATCCAAAACGTGCGATGTTTATTAGCGGAGTAGAGCCAACTTTATTGGATGCAGTAACCAGATTAGCTTGTCTGCTGGACAAACCAAAACATATTCCAATGCTTGCTCCTTTATTTAAGAAGGAAATACTTTATTGGGTTCTACAAGGTCCTTACGGGGAAGTACTGGAGCAAATGGCGTTAGAAGGTAGTAATGCACTCAGAATTAAAAACGTTATCGAACATATCAATCATAACTATGAAAAGTCTTTTAAAATAGAGGATTTAGCAGAAATAGCAAATATGAGTGCGGCTTCGCTTTTTAGGCATTTTAAAGAGGTAACGGCTATGAGCCCGATTCAGTTTCAAAAACAATTACGATTGCAGGAAGCTAGGCGTTTGTTATTAGCTGAGTCATCAGATGTAGCTTATGTCGCGTATAGAGTGGGCTACGAAAGTCAATCGCAATTCAGTCGGGAATATTCCCGCATGTTTGGTTTTTCTCCTAAAGTAGATATAAACCGACGGAAAGAGAGAGTCACTAAAGTTATTGAATAA
- a CDS encoding DUF1259 domain-containing protein codes for MSSACERLARIIGGMPQVSNGVCVVSRLRDIDASILNRKTRSPLALPFALSFENPQGGTTLNLGETVILQKEINPFISALRKRGIIVTALHNHWLFDEPRLMYIHWEKIDNPFDFARDSFDAALDADLF; via the coding sequence ATGTCATCAGCTTGTGAAAGATTAGCTCGAATTATTGGTGGTATGCCTCAAGTCTCAAATGGTGTTTGTGTAGTTTCAAGGCTAAGAGATATTGACGCATCCATTCTAAATAGGAAAACAAGATCTCCATTGGCTTTACCCTTTGCGTTGTCGTTTGAAAACCCTCAAGGCGGGACAACTCTTAATCTAGGTGAAACAGTAATTCTTCAAAAGGAAATTAATCCTTTTATTTCAGCCCTTCGTAAGAGAGGCATAATAGTTACTGCTCTCCACAACCACTGGTTATTTGATGAACCTAGACTAATGTATATTCACTGGGAAAAAATTGATAATCCCTTTGATTTTGCAAGAGATAGTTTTGATGCCGCATTAGATGCAGACTTATTTTAA